In a genomic window of Lycium ferocissimum isolate CSIRO_LF1 chromosome 9, AGI_CSIRO_Lferr_CH_V1, whole genome shotgun sequence:
- the LOC132029673 gene encoding uncharacterized protein LOC132029673, with product MEKKEKNDGDQTKSNGCKSKDRGTENDRHGDGSRKTEGPIGAGGICRDHLGNLIMAFQQSLGTGSSNLAKAKAAMIGLKWCKEYGVPWLLQEVFNESRKVIDESNCIIQHCYREGNQVADALAKASLIIPNQVSHSANDLPSYAKGPYRLDWIMMPSFRYKHKKHQFV from the exons ATGGAAAAGAAG GAAAAGAACGACGGCGATCAGACAAAGTCGAATGGTTGTAAGTCGAAGGACAGAGGAACTGAAAATGATAGGCATGGAG ATGGCAGCAGGAAGACTGAGGGACCAATTGGGGCTGGTGGAATTTGTAGAGATCATCTAGGTAATTTGATCATGGCATTCCAGCAATCTCTGGGAACTGGTAGCAGCAATCTAGCCAAGGCAAAGGCAGCTATGATAGGTCTTAAGTGGTGCAAGGAGTACGGTGTACCTTGGTTATTACAAGAAGTTTTCAATGAAAGTCGGAAGGTAATCGATGAAAGTAATTGCATCATTCAACATTGTTATAGAGAAGGAAATCAAGTGGCGGATGCATTGGCAAAGGCAAGTTTGATAATACCAAACCAAGTTTCTCATTCGGCGAATGACTTGCCTAGCTATGCTAAAGGTCCTTATAGGCTTGACTGGATAATGATGCCATCTTTTAGATACAAGCACAAGAAGCACCAGTTTGTTTAA